The following nucleotide sequence is from Streptomyces bathyalis.
GCGCCTGGTGAAGGCGCTGTCCGGACGGATGCCGGTGTGGGCGCTGATGGCCGTGGGCGGCGCGCAGATCTGCCTCGGCTACGGCATGGTCGCCGCACGCATCGATCTGGTTGTCGTCATCATCACGGCCCTGCTCCTCGGCGGCGGATGGTCGTTCATGCACTCGTCGCTGCAGACCTGGGCGACATCGGTTGTGCCGGAGGCGCGGGGCACGGCGGTCGCCTTCTTCGCCGCCTCGTTGTTCATCGGCAGCTCGGTCGCTGTGAGTGCCGCCGGACCTTTGGCACAACACGGGCAGTACGCGCTGCTGTTCGGCATCGCGTGCGTGACGTCGGTCCCGTTGACCGTCACGGCCGTCCTGTGCCGGCGGCGGCGGTCGGCGGGGTGACGAGCACATGGCGGGAGCGGGCCGGAGCCCGCGTCTGGCATCGGGTCCGCCGGGGCGTACGGATGCCCGGCCTGCTTCGATGGGTGACGTGAACACTCAGCACGCGGGCACCACGGTCGTCGTCGAGGCGCTGACGGAGGCGCACGCAGACGAGGTCCTGGCCATCTACCAGGCCGGGATCGACGAGGGGAACGCCACCTTCGAGACGGCCGCGCCCACGTGGGAGGCGTTCGACGCCGCCAAGCTTCCCGAGCACAGGTTCGTTGCCGTCGAGCGGGAGGCCGGCGATGTGCGGAGCGGGGCCGGCAGTGACGGCGAGGGCGGCACCGGCACTGACACCGGCACCGGCAGCGGTGGCAGGGTGCTGGGCTGGATCGCCGTCGCGCCCACCTCGGCCCGTACCGTCTACGCGGGTGTGGTCGAGCACTCGGTGTATGTGCACCCAGGGGCACGCGGCCGTGGAGTGGCCCGAGTGCTGCTGGACGCGCTGATCGCCTCCACCGAGGCCGCCGGGATCTGGACGATCCAGGCGGGCATCTTCCCCGAGAACACGACCAGCATCGCGCTGCACCTGCGCGCGGGCTTCCGCGTCGTCGGCACCAGCGAACGCCTGGCCCGCCACCACGGCGTCTGGCGCGACGTCCAGCTTCTCGAACGGCGCAGCCCCGTCGTCGACTGATCAGTCGACCGATCCCTCGACCGATCCCACGACCGATATGACGGGCGGGCGCCGCCGGTTCAGTAGGGCCGCGCGTCGATGGTCATGCCGGCCGCACGCAGCCGTCCGACGAGCGCGTCGCCGAGGGCGGTTGCCGGTGTGAGTACGCCGCCGTCGCCCTCCGGCAGGGCGTCCCGGTCCAGGACGAGGGCCAGCGCGGATTCGCCGAGCATGACCGCGGTCGCCTTGTAGCCCGGGTCGCCCTGTGCCCTGAACCGTGCGGTGTAGCGGGCGCCGGTGGTGGTGACGGCGAAGGTGTCCAGGGTGAAGTGGCCCTTCTCGCGCGAGCGCGCATCGGGCCCGTCGCCGGGATTCGGCAGGACCTTGTCCAGCAGCGGCCGCGTGGGCCGCAGCGCCAGCCCGGTGACGAGCCCGCCCATGGCACCGGTCACCGCCGCCGCGACGAGTGGCGAGAGCAGCGGCGGGCCGAGGCGCATGGCCTCGCGGTAGCGGAAGCGGGCGCCGTACGCGTGATCGCGCAACGCCGCGCTGCGGCGGACGATGCGGGTGTTGAACGGCGCCATGAAGAAGGGCGCGAGGACCCCGCGCAGCGGCGTGCCCGCCTTGGAGCCGCGGGCCATGAACAGGTCGCTCTGGCGGCCCAGTTCGGGCTCGGCGGCGCGGTCGGGGCTGAGGGTGTAAGGGTCGGCGGCGAGCCGCCGGGCCTTGCGGTCCTTCTTCATCATGTCGATCTGCTGGCGCACCGAATCGATGGTGCCGCCGCTGACACCGCCGCTGACCGAGGTGAGAACCGCGGTGGTGTCGGCGAGTTCGCCGCTGCCGTCGGCGCGGACCTTCTCGTGGAGGAGGTGCACGTTGATGTCGGAGGGGATCGAGTCGAAACCGCAGGCATGGACGATGCGGGCGCCGGTGGAGGCGGCGGTCCCGTGGTGGGCGTCGATGGTTTCGCGTACGAAGAGGGCCTCACCGCACAGATCGACGTAGTCGGTGCCGGCCTGCGCGCAGGCACCGACCAGGTCGCGCCCGTACTTCGCGTACGGACCGACGGTGGTGATGACCACATGCGTCGCGCCGGCCATCTGCTCCAGGGCGGGACGGTCGCCGGCGTCGGCGACGAACAGGGGCCAGTCACGGGCCCGTTCGCCCAGGTCCTTCCGTATCGCGGTCAGCTTCTCCTCGCTGCGTCCGGCCAGAGCGATCCGGGTGCCCTCGGGGGCGGCCTGAGCCAGGTGACGTGCGACGAGGGCGCCGACGAAGCCGGTCGCACCGTAGACGGTGATGTCGATGTCGCGTGCGCCGCGCTTCGGGCTGGTGCCGGTCATGGTCGGGTCCTTCCGGTCCGGGCGATGGTCGAGCGCTGGTGAAGGCTTTCGAGCGTGCCGGTGCGCAGGTGGGGCCCGCTCACGGGCGGAGCGGTGCCGGCGGCACCTCGCCCATGGCCCCGGGTGCTCCCGCGTGCCAACGTATCCGGAGCGTGGTCGGGCCCGGCCACCGGCCGTCCCCCACCGGACCGGAGGACCGCATGCATGGTCGGGCCGCACGGGCGCGCCCGCCTCGCCCCGGTACAGCCTCGTGTGCCCGCCTTCGCTCGGTGCAGGCCCTCGCGCCCGCCCCGTCTCAGTACAGCCGCGTCGGGTCGACCTGGTTCAGAAGGGGGCGGCCGTCGAGGTAGCGGCGAAGGTTGTCGCAGAAGATCCCGGTGAGGCGCTCGTTGGCGAGGCCACCGTTCGTCATCGCCGTGGCGTGGTAACCGAGGAGGACGTTCGGCAGGTCCCACAACGGGCTTTCCTGCGGCAGAGGTTCGGTCTCCGTGACGTCCAGCGCCGCGCCGGAGAGGTGACCGGACCTCAGCGCCTCTATCAGCGCCGCTTCGTCGGCCACCGCTCCGCGGCCGACGTTGACCACGTACGCGCCAGGCTTCATGGCCTTGATCATCTGGTCGTCGATGAGGTGGTGCGTCTCCGGCGTCGAGGGCAGCGTGACGACGACGTAGTCGGCGTCGGCCACCGCCTCCGCGAGCCCGTCCACCGGGTGGACGCGGCCCACGATCCAGGTGTCCTCGCGGCCCCGGCCCGTCACGGAGCGGCGGACGCCGGTGAGCCGGCAGCCGAACGGATGCAGACGCCGGGCGACTTCCTTGCCGATGCTGCCCATTCCGACGATGCAGACGGTCCTGTCCTCGAGCGTGCCGCTCGCGGCGGTGTGCCAGTTCCGCTCGCGGCGTTGCCGGTGGAGCCGGTCCAGGTCCTTCACGTGCGAGAGGATCGCGGCGGCGGTGAATTCGGCGAGCGGCGCGGAGAAGATGCCGCTGCCCGTCGTGACGGTGACGCCCGACTCCAGAAGTCCCGTGCCCGCGACGGCTTCACCCGCACCGGCGGCGCCCGCCTGGAACCAGCGCAGCCGGGGAGCCGCCTCCGGCAGGCTGTGGAGGTCGTCCATGTGGAGGTCCAGGATCACCTCCGCGCGCGCCAGCTGCTCCTCCCACGCCTGCTCCTGCTCGGGAGTGCGGCTGAAGCCGCCTTCGTCCGGCTCGGGGAGGCTTC
It contains:
- a CDS encoding D-2-hydroxyacid dehydrogenase, whose product is MVDVLIKSWLEPEHVERIRESDSRVRVLYDTALVPPPQGRRRLLYRPGSLPEPDEGGFSRTPEQEQAWEEQLARAEVILDLHMDDLHSLPEAAPRLRWFQAGAAGAGEAVAGTGLLESGVTVTTGSGIFSAPLAEFTAAAILSHVKDLDRLHRQRRERNWHTAASGTLEDRTVCIVGMGSIGKEVARRLHPFGCRLTGVRRSVTGRGREDTWIVGRVHPVDGLAEAVADADYVVVTLPSTPETHHLIDDQMIKAMKPGAYVVNVGRGAVADEAALIEALRSGHLSGAALDVTETEPLPQESPLWDLPNVLLGYHATAMTNGGLANERLTGIFCDNLRRYLDGRPLLNQVDPTRLY
- a CDS encoding saccharopine dehydrogenase family protein — translated: MTGTSPKRGARDIDITVYGATGFVGALVARHLAQAAPEGTRIALAGRSEEKLTAIRKDLGERARDWPLFVADAGDRPALEQMAGATHVVITTVGPYAKYGRDLVGACAQAGTDYVDLCGEALFVRETIDAHHGTAASTGARIVHACGFDSIPSDINVHLLHEKVRADGSGELADTTAVLTSVSGGVSGGTIDSVRQQIDMMKKDRKARRLAADPYTLSPDRAAEPELGRQSDLFMARGSKAGTPLRGVLAPFFMAPFNTRIVRRSAALRDHAYGARFRYREAMRLGPPLLSPLVAAAVTGAMGGLVTGLALRPTRPLLDKVLPNPGDGPDARSREKGHFTLDTFAVTTTGARYTARFRAQGDPGYKATAVMLGESALALVLDRDALPEGDGGVLTPATALGDALVGRLRAAGMTIDARPY
- a CDS encoding GNAT family N-acetyltransferase — encoded protein: MNTQHAGTTVVVEALTEAHADEVLAIYQAGIDEGNATFETAAPTWEAFDAAKLPEHRFVAVEREAGDVRSGAGSDGEGGTGTDTGTGSGGRVLGWIAVAPTSARTVYAGVVEHSVYVHPGARGRGVARVLLDALIASTEAAGIWTIQAGIFPENTTSIALHLRAGFRVVGTSERLARHHGVWRDVQLLERRSPVVD